Sequence from the Burkholderia cepacia genome:
TCGCAGCGCAACGGCCGCGCATGGCCGCGCAGGCGTGCGAGCCCTTCGGCCCGCACGTGCACGGCAATCAGGTCGGCCGTCGATACCGGCAGCTTGCGCGCGCGCAGCCGCTGCATCACGTGCTCGAGCACGCGCCGCGCCGCCGCTTCCGCGCCGTCAGACCAGACCCACTGGTAATACGCCGGCGAAGGCATCCCCGACGCGTAGCCCGCGAACGCGTCGAGACGCTTGAACGTGTAGGGCACGAGATAGGAACCGTAGCGGACGCTGCGCGTGGCCGCGTCGGCGGTATTCGAGTCCGTCGCGGGCACGCAGGCGCTGCCCGCCTGCGCATCGAGCACGGCGCATGCGCCGCCGTCGACGGAGCCGGGTTCGGGCGTATCGGGCAACGCGGCCGGCAGCGTGTGCCAGAGCCTCGCCAGCGCCGGCGCGTGATAGCCGCCGCAGACCACCAGCACGTCGTCCGCCTGCCCGCCGGCTTCGGCGACGGCCCACGCGATCCAGCGCGCCATCATCCGTTCGCGTGCCTGGTTGCCGAGCGAGCCCGGATCGTCGGCGCGCAGATGCGTGAAGTAGGTCGACAGGCGCGCCGCGAGTTCGTCCAGCGCGCCGGGCGTATCGCCGACGTCCTCGAACAGGTGATCCCACAGCGCATCGCGGCCTTGCACCGCGAGCGTGTCCGCCAGCGCGCGCTCGTATGCGTCGGCGCGAGCCTCGTGTTCGGCGTCCGCGACATCGGCATAGCGGTTCTCCAGCCGCGAGAACGCCGCGTGCCACGCGGGCAGGTCGATGAACCGAACCGTCGCGCCGACTTCGCGCCCCGCCTGCAACGCCTGCCATTCCGGCGAATGCTCGGCGAACGGGGTCCACGAGCCGTAATGCGCGGTATCGCCGGACAGATAGCTGTAGATCGCGATCGGCAGGCGGTGCGGACGATACAGTTCGTCGAGCCGGCCGTTGAAATCGGCCGGCCCTTCGATCAGCACGTAGCGCGGCCGCCGTGCGCGGATGCGCCCGGCCACCAGCCGCGCGCACGCGGGGCTGTGATGGCGGATGCCGACGATGTGCGGTTGGCCGGGCGTCACGGTCTGCATGCGGCGCCTGTCAGTCGAAGTCGATGTGTGCGGCGCCGGCGGCGGTCGACACCTCCGCGCAGCCGCCGCGCGCGCCGGCCGCAACGCGTCGCGGCCATGGCATGCGTCCGTGATCGGTCGTCCTCATGTCGCGCGTCACGGCAGACGGTGGCGTGCCGCGTAATACGCGCGCCAGTGCGCCCCTTCGCGCCGGGCGGCCTTCTGTTCGAAATAACGGCGCAGCTTCGCGCGGTCGTCGGCGTTGTCCTTGACCACGGTGCCGGCGATGCAGTCGACGAGATCCTGCGGCGACCCTTCGCGCTGCTCGAGAAACCATGCGCGCACGCCGACCGCATGCGCGACGTTCACCGCTTCGGCCGTCGACATCACCGCCGTCAGCCGGTCCATCGCGCCGTCGCCGCCCGCCGCATCGCCGGCCCCGCCGCGCAGATCGCGAAACGTGGTGACCAGCAGTTCCAGCACCGGCTGCGGCACGGCCGCCGGGATGCCGCTGCCGGCCAGCAGGCGCGCGCTGGCTTCGCGCACGAGCGCGAGTTCGCTGTCGAAGTCGAGAATCGGAAATACGGTTTCGAAATCGAAGCGCCGCTTGAGCGCCGCGCTCATCTCGTTCACGCCCCGGTCGCGCGTGTTCGCGGTCGCGATGATGTTGAAGCCCTCGCGCGCGTACAGCATCCCGTGTTCGCCGTGCAGTTCGGGTACCGCCATCACGCGATCCGACAGCATGCCGAGCAGGCAGTCCTGCACTTCCAGCGGCGCACGCGTGATTTCCTCGAAGCGCACGATCCGGCCGTCGTGCATGCCCTGATACAGCGGCGCGGGCACGAGCGCGCGCGGGCTCGGCCCTTCGTTGATCAGCAACGCGTAGTTCCAGCCGTACTTGATCTGGTCTTCGGTGATCGATGCGCCGCCCTGGATCGTCAGCGTCGACGTACCGCTGATCGCGGCCGCCAGCAGCTCGGACAGCATCGATTTCGCGGTGCCCGGCTCGCCGACCAGCATCAGCCCGCGCCCGGTGGCGAGCGTGACGAGCATGCGCTCGATGCTCGCGATCGGCGCGACCACCTTCGGCGCGATGCCGAGCGAGCGGTCGCCGGCAATGAATGCGCGGGCGGCCGTCAGACTCAGTTGCCAGCCCGGCGGGCGTGGTTGGGCGCCATCCTGCGCCTTCAGCTGCGCGAGCTGATCGGCATACAGGACTTCAGCGGGCGGACGCTGCAATGCATGCGGTTGAGACGGAGCCATGTCTGCTTCTTCTTGTCTTGTATTCGCGGTCGGGCTCGAAGGCCCTCGGAGCGCGAATTATATCGCCCCGCCTGATTTTATTGATAGCGGACAGCGCCCAGTTTCTGCCGCCCGACTGCGCGAGCACGGGCCGCACGGTCTCGTATCGCGTCGGCGCGCGAAGCCCGGCAACGATCGACTGGCCCGGAATCACGACCCGGCCCCCCACCAGCCAACGATCCCCGGCTCACCAACTGTTCACCAGGTTCGTCACATTGACCGTCCCGATGCCGGTCGCGAAATTCCAGCCGACACCGGCGCCAAAGGCTTTCCGGTAGCTGTTGCTCGTCGTCGACAGCACGCCGCTGACGCCGCCCGCTCGATAGCAGTTGATCGAACCCGTGCAGTTCACGTCCATGTCACCCTGCGTGACGTTATAGAAAATGCAGCTGCCGCCGACATTCCTGCCGTTGCTCGAATTGCAGCTGCTGCTGCCGCCAGCCCCGTATTCCGTCTTGGCGAGCCGGTAGAGAACCGGATTCGGATTCCCTTGACTGGCGTTCTTCTTCTCGTTGACGAGCGCCTGAAATCCCGCCCAGATCGGCGACGCAAATGACGTCCCGCCCGCCCCCGCCCAGCCGCTCGGCTCGCCGGTGCAGGCTGCGCCGCCATCCGCGGCGTCGGAGTCGCAGAACACGTAGAAGTGTCCCCACGCGCCGTCGGCGGCGAACAGCGAAACGTCGGGAAGGTCGCGCACCAGGTCGGACGGATTGCCGACGAGCGACATCTGCCAGGACGGCTTGGCGTAGCCCTTGCACGTGCCGCCGACGATGCCCTGCTGGCGCGGGACACCCGTGGCGCAACCGCTCGGTCCTCCGCTGCCGCTTGCCGTGGTCTGGTAGAACAGCAGGCCGTACAAGCTGTTGCAAAAGCCCCCGCGTCCGTATGTCGTCGAGTAGCCGTTTGCTGCGGCGAGCAGCGTGCTCGCGCAGGAGTCGTTCCATGGAATTTCGTTGACGTACGACAGCGCCGAGCCGTAAGTCGAGCTGTTGGTCGAACTCCAGTAGGTCGAGTTCGTCCCTGCGTAGGTGTCGCCGAAGTCGGTGCCGCCGACAGCCACGTTGTAGGGTGTCGACGCAAGGCCGTTGACGCCGATGCCGTGCGTCGCGCTCGTGACGTTCGGGTCGCAGCCGGCAGCCCCCTCGTCGCCGGCCGCCACGAACACGGAAACGCCCTGACTGGCCGCCTGCTGATACGCGGCGTTGTAGGCCGCGTTGGCGGCCGCGCCATTTTCCGCCTCGCATTCGCTGTAGCTGATGCTGACGATAGCCGGCGCGCTCCCGCTGTTGAGCAGGTTCTGAAGTGCGATCAGCCCACCGAACGTGGTGCTGGTGTCCTTGCACGACGCAACCACGATGGCTGCGCCCGGGGCTGCCGCGCTGGCCCATTCGGCATCGAGTTCGGCTTCCATCTCGTTGCCGGCAACGACACCGGGGTCGGCGCAATTGCCGGGGTGGATCTGCGACAACGAGCCTGTCGCATAGCCGGACAAGCCAAAGGTCGAACGGAATGCGGTCCAGTCCGCAACGTCGTACATGTTCGTGTTTTCGATGACGCCGATCGTCTGCCCCTTGCCGGTGATTCCGGCCGCGAACAGCGGCTGCAGATTGTAGATGGTCGCAAGATCGGCCGGGACGACGGCGTTGTACGTCGCGAACAGCGATGGGATCGTATAGGCCCGCCTTGGCTTGAAGCTCGCGTGGGGGCGGAAGTCATGCAAGGACACGACGCCGCGCACGATACCGGCGAGCGCCTGCGGAACGCGCGGATTGCTCATGTTCGCGATGTGGGCCACGCCGTTGATATCGAGCTTGTGGATTTCGGTCTGAAACGTGCGGCGAACCTGCTCGGCCGTTCCCGAGAAATCAATCACCATCGCGCTCTTTTGCACGTTGTTGACGGTAAAGCCATGCCGGCCGAGCCAATCCGTGACCGCCGACACGTCCTCCTTGGCGGGACCGAACTCGGCCCCAAGCTGTTCCGGGGTGAGCCAGCGGTGGGAATTGGAAGAAGTCGGATCGTAGAGCTGATCGATGAAGCGATCGAGCGCGGCTTCGGTTTCCGCGGGACGATTGAGGAGCAGCTGCATGTGTTCCAGAACGAGGCTGTCGTCAACCCGGCCGCGATCATTGCCGGCGGTTGCCTCCTGACGGATATTGCCGGGCAATTCCACGGTCTGGCGTTCGTCGATGACCTGGGTGACGAGTCGCGAAGGCGAAACCGTCCTTGCCTGGGGCAAGCCAGGAACGATGACGAGCAGAATGCCGAGAAGCGGTATCAGGATTTTCGATTTCAGTTTCTTGAGCATGATCTTCTCCGGGAAGCCGACTGCCCGTCGTGTGCCTGCGTCGTTGGATGTCCCTGCGAGGCTGGCCGGAGCACGTCGGGTTCCGGCTCCGTCTGCGCGAGCACGCATCGTTCATGCCATGCGCGGATAACCGAATGATTTGATTGCGGTTCGCCGTTCCCTTGGCGCACAAGGCCGAGAAAAAATGCGGAAGCTGTTTCAGTTTCGAAACGAGCCATCGGTGCCGGGAATCGATCTTTCCGACCCTCGCCGTCTGCATGGCCCGACATATCGGCGATGGCCGCGCTGGACGTGCCAACGGCGGCATGGCCCGCGGCTTTCGCTGCA
This genomic interval carries:
- a CDS encoding isocitrate lyase/phosphoenolpyruvate mutase family protein, translated to MLLANVWDVASARAAKAAGHAAVGTSSAAIADMSGHADGEGRKDRFPAPMARFETETASAFFLGLVRQGNGEPQSNHSVIRAWHERCVLAQTEPEPDVLRPASQGHPTTQAHDGQSASRRRSCSRN
- a CDS encoding S53 family peptidase, whose product is MLKKLKSKILIPLLGILLVIVPGLPQARTVSPSRLVTQVIDERQTVELPGNIRQEATAGNDRGRVDDSLVLEHMQLLLNRPAETEAALDRFIDQLYDPTSSNSHRWLTPEQLGAEFGPAKEDVSAVTDWLGRHGFTVNNVQKSAMVIDFSGTAEQVRRTFQTEIHKLDINGVAHIANMSNPRVPQALAGIVRGVVSLHDFRPHASFKPRRAYTIPSLFATYNAVVPADLATIYNLQPLFAAGITGKGQTIGVIENTNMYDVADWTAFRSTFGLSGYATGSLSQIHPGNCADPGVVAGNEMEAELDAEWASAAAPGAAIVVASCKDTSTTFGGLIALQNLLNSGSAPAIVSISYSECEAENGAAANAAYNAAYQQAASQGVSVFVAAGDEGAAGCDPNVTSATHGIGVNGLASTPYNVAVGGTDFGDTYAGTNSTYWSSTNSSTYGSALSYVNEIPWNDSCASTLLAAANGYSTTYGRGGFCNSLYGLLFYQTTASGSGGPSGCATGVPRQQGIVGGTCKGYAKPSWQMSLVGNPSDLVRDLPDVSLFAADGAWGHFYVFCDSDAADGGAACTGEPSGWAGAGGTSFASPIWAGFQALVNEKKNASQGNPNPVLYRLAKTEYGAGGSSSCNSSNGRNVGGSCIFYNVTQGDMDVNCTGSINCYRAGGVSGVLSTTSNSYRKAFGAGVGWNFATGIGTVNVTNLVNSW
- a CDS encoding ATP-binding protein, which encodes MAPSQPHALQRPPAEVLYADQLAQLKAQDGAQPRPPGWQLSLTAARAFIAGDRSLGIAPKVVAPIASIERMLVTLATGRGLMLVGEPGTAKSMLSELLAAAISGTSTLTIQGGASITEDQIKYGWNYALLINEGPSPRALVPAPLYQGMHDGRIVRFEEITRAPLEVQDCLLGMLSDRVMAVPELHGEHGMLYAREGFNIIATANTRDRGVNEMSAALKRRFDFETVFPILDFDSELALVREASARLLAGSGIPAAVPQPVLELLVTTFRDLRGGAGDAAGGDGAMDRLTAVMSTAEAVNVAHAVGVRAWFLEQREGSPQDLVDCIAGTVVKDNADDRAKLRRYFEQKAARREGAHWRAYYAARHRLP